TTGTATAAGAAGCTTCATCGTGCCTGATTAGtctccctttttttctttggtTCATGCTTTCGAACGGCCGTTCGATTTCGTCCAGCCTCTCTTTTCGTCATTTCTTTCTTTTCCGTCGGCTTGTTTTCTCATTCGGCACCGACATGCAGCTCTTTGTTTTTGGGCCGAGCTCGCACACCTGGCTAGGCCAGCCCAAGCTGAAACCCAGGCAAGTCCCAACCCGACACGCTGCTGTTCTGGGCGTGCGTGCATGCCACGTGAGTGCCCCCGATAACACTACTCCAGCACCCCTCATCACCGCTGGTTCGTAAGGagtatcaccaacggttcgggAGGCGTTGGATTTATGTCGTTGGTGATAGcggggccatcaccgccggttccagaaccgttggtgatgtgcacccatcaccgccggttcgtatctggaaccgttggtgatggagacatcaacaccgccggttgaagacacgaaccggcggtgaagacctttttcccataaaaaaatattttcatataataatattgcatcatTTGTACAATAGACATGTTTAAGATATTATTACATGTTATATATTtaagatggagagagtactatTCTATGTCACCACATGCATCTATATATAGAAGGCATGACAACAGGGCACCACACAGCAGTAAAGCACAAAACCAGAAGAATGAAAATTATACACTAAAGAAGAGTACAACTGGGCAATTGCAAGAAAGTTCAGTTCTTACTGCTTCTGTAGGAATAATGACTTCATATTTACTCATGCAGTCTTTAAGTCCTTGAGATAATGGGAGACGATACTCGAGAATGATGTTGCCTCTTTCTTGGCGAACGTAATAAGACAGAACATGCTTTAACCCCCACATCAGTTCAAAAATAACATCCTCGTTTTCAAAGCACTTGACATTCTAGCAAGATAAAGTAACTGAGTTGTAAACAGGAATATTCATGCAAATGCAAAGACATAAAAAAAACAACTAAAAGGACATCTACTGACCAAATTGGACTTGATGACACCTCTAAGCTCTACATCCCCAACAATCAGCTGTATGCTTTTGCCACAGTATTTTTTGATTGCACGAGTAAGAAGCAAACCTGGACCACCACTTTTCCATGCTACAGACTTGTCTTCAAACTTTATGAACTCAAGCAGAAAGATAACCTGGTAAGAAAAGTTGCATGATATTAGATAGAACAGTTACAGAGTATTGTTGATAGCCAAGGCGGTAAACTATTAAAACTTTAAAGCAAGCACATGGCTTATATGATCAATTCTGGGTGCGATGCAAATAAGAGAAGGCAACCAGAGCCAGTGCTAGTGAAAGCAAGGTAGAATTAGAAGTACAAACATTATCAGCAACTTCATCATTGATAAACCACGACCACAGATTCTGCAGTAACACAGAGAAGGATCATAAGAAGTTGAATTAAAGTGATTGACCTGCAAGCAAGGGCGGCTTAAAATGGGTGTATACATACCTTTGGTCCTTTGCATAAATTCTCGTAGACATGGAAGAAATCAAATGAGAGAGTTCAAAcatcataataaaaaatatagagtCCACGCATCAAGTTTAAGAACATCTAGTCCATACACCAAATATATTACAATGCTTGACAAGAACGATACAATCTAGACATTACACCTAGATTATGCTGTACTTAGATCCTGGCTTCACCACGTAGTCCACAAGCCATCCAGCTAGTTCTTCTTGAAGTGCTACTAGCTCGCCCATGAGCAATTCACGTGAATCCAACTCAGTGTTCTGGAAAAAAAATGACACAACAACAAGATATCAGACAAGTTAGAAAATTCAAGACACAAGAACATATATCAATTAACCATTTCATACAAACCATTTCGGCGCTTCTGCAATCGCCGGTGTAGCAGTGCATGTAATGCATTACATAGAACCCACAGTGATCGTTGCCCGGAGGCTGCTTGAGGATGTATTTAGCCTCTTCTACAGTGAAGTCTCCCCAAAAAGGTCTATGGATTTTGCTTTTCTTACGGTACTTAGCGAAGGCCCTATATATGAGCGAAATTATGAAATAGAAATTGCATGAATAAGACACACGACATTGAAATATCGTATAAATTCACTTGCTTTACTTACTTGTTGACGACATCAATGACGGGCTGGATTAGTGATAATGGCCTCTTTCGTGAGTCATAAACCTCGATTCGACTATTGTTAAGGTTGATATCGAGTAGGACATGATGATAACTGTAtataagacacaacaaagcaaATTAATAATAACCGTGGTGAGAATAACTTTGATATGGAATTAAAAAACAAACTTACAAGCAATTGTATGAAAGAAGTATGGATCTTTTATCCTGCATGGAGAGGAAAGCTTTGTACAAGTAGTCAACGGTACTTGGTAAATTGACTGTGTTCTCATGTACGGTGCTAGGGTCCAAGAAGCCTATATTGTTAATCCCACATCGTCTACATTTGTGTGACTCCattctagaaaaaaataatgaaaagtTAAACATGCTAATGAGTGATAAATGATGACAGATGATCAGTAGTGAGGATACTTACACAGTCCACAAGGTCATAATTGAGACGTCGAGAGCACCCTGTTGGTAGAAATGATACAAGTGCTCGAAATCAACCCACACTCTGCCTTCCCCCTTAtgaagatcttcatcaagataacTTGCCCCAAACAGCTTACTTTTTTGCATCTTGTACCAAGAATGCAACTGTCGCATTCTTGTGGGTAGCTTCAGGATTTGTTCTGGGGCCACCAGATCTTTCCCCAATTCAAATTTCCAGATAATCGGTGGTAGTGGCAATGGTTGTTTCCACCAATCTTCTCCATACTCAATTTGAAGAAGTTCTAACTCTGTCATGTTGTTTTGTTCACAAAatgcggcccgttcagctacattTAACTTGTGTGCAGCTCGGGTTCCTTCACGCCACCTCTCTATATTCATAGTTCGCTCATAGTCTGAAAGCAGATGTTGATTATTTCCAGTTTGCGGCATTTTCATTAAGTTTAAGAAATGGTCCATTGCACCTTTGGGGACTATGAAGTCCTCCTCtactttctttcctttttctttgagTAGCGATGTTATGCTTCCACTCACCTGTTTCTTGCCCGTCCCTTCACATGGTCCCTCTGGCTTTTCTGCCGGTTCTGAATATTGCTTCTGAGATGATATTTTCTGTGTTCTCGATGATGTTCACCTTTTTTTAGGAGGGCTAGGAGGAGTTAACTCTCTTTGAGGTGATGGCGGGCTTGATTCTCTGTTGGACTTTGGTGAAGGAGGTAGGTCCCTCTCCGGTGACTCTCGAGGAtcatcatcggatgactcaGATTCTGATTCAAATATTATGTAGCGTTTCCGCCACGCCACAAATCCTCCGATGTTATCCCCTAGCAACCTACTGTCATCACCGGGGATATCCAACTCCACATTTTTGTATTTCCTCTTAACAAGAGAATCAACAGTAACCTTTGCATAACCTTCAGGTAAAGGGCGATTATGCAGCATAACCCCTTTGCCGGTTGGCCAAGCCTGACCTACAGCCACCTTCATATCAAAGAACTTCTGATGGATGTATAGCTTGCAGGTTGTTGGTTGTGTGATCTTATCCACAGGGAAGGTGACTCCAACATCCTCCTCAGGCAACGCAGTGCTTCCACAGCTACTCCGAACCAACCCTTGTGGACTTGTAAGATCTGGCGCAACATCTCTCATTGCTTCTCCTGGTGCCAAGGGAGCACCACGGGAAAGTGATTCCACAAGCTCAGCCCGAAACTTCTCATTCGTTGCATTTACTTCTTCACGGACAGCTTGTAAAAGACTTTGCCACTCGGCCTGTTGTTGAGCATTCCTCCTCCCACGGCTCCTGTATGTGCCCAAATGTTCGGGGAAGGCACACCTCCATGGAACATTGCCGGCCCCACGTGTGCGCCCTGGGTGCTCTTTGGATCCAAGTGCTCGAGTCAGCTCATCGTTCTCCCTGTCTGGCACGAAAGCGCCAGTGGAAGCAGCCTCGTGTGCTTCCTGAATCTTGTGTCCAAGATCCTTAGCATCACGATCACGAAAACCAAGGGAACCATCAGGATTGTAGTACACACCCCTCGCTAGAAGATACCTCACGGCCCGAGGATCCCACCCATCTGTCTGCAGCGTAACACCACTATGGACCAGCCTCTCTGCTTGCTCCTCCCACTCGGGTATTTTTCTAATATACCCACGAGAGCCGGTCTTATGGGGCTTATCATTTTTCCTACAATTCTGTGAATTTGTGGCGCTGCTAGCTTGTGCCTCCTCTGACCTCTTGTACAAGACAAACTGTTCCCAAAAAGGTCGTTGGTTCGGAAAATCCTTCCAATCTGGCTCAGTTTCATTCTTCACATGCTTG
This genomic interval from Panicum virgatum strain AP13 chromosome 8K, P.virgatum_v5, whole genome shotgun sequence contains the following:
- the LOC120644596 gene encoding uncharacterized protein LOC120644596, with amino-acid sequence MNIERWREGTRAAHKLNVAERAAFCEQNNMTELELLQIEYGEDWWKQPLPLPPIIWKFELGKDLVAPEQILKLPTRMRQLHSWYKMQKSKLFGASYLDEDLHKGEGRVWVDFEHLYHFYQQGALDVSIMTLWTVMESHKCRRCGINNIGFLDPSTVHENTVNLPSTVDYLYKAFLSMQDKRSILLSYNCFYHHVLLDINLNNSRIEVYDSRKRPLSLIQPVIDVVNKAFAKYRKKSKIHRPFWGDFTVEEAKYILKQPPGNDHCGFYVMHYMHCYTGDCRSAEMNTELDSRELLMGELVALQEELAGWLVDYVVKPGSKYSII